One Camelina sativa cultivar DH55 chromosome 3, Cs, whole genome shotgun sequence genomic window carries:
- the LOC104778167 gene encoding uncharacterized protein LOC104778167: protein MEEVRLSPLRQTSVKSSLSGRSTPRGSPRVHSGRTPRRVHVGGGAVQWFRSSRLVYWLLLITLWTYLGFYVQSRWAHDNENKVEFLRFGGRLRKDAFYVETNHKGMGAVANENTDALVNITSKDDVSLNKRTDVSLIKKDDGASRRSLNSKQKTKKAGRTSRNKIRSKQKVSKEVLETKVLEDEQDPQLPMTNATYGKLLGPFGSLEDRVLEWSPHRRSGTCDRKSDFKRFVWSRRFVLVFHELSMTGAPISMMELASELLSCGATVSAVVLSRRGGLMQELNRRRIKVVEDKGEISFKTAMKADLVIAGSAVCTSWIDQYMNHFPAGGSQIAWWIMENRREYFDRAKPVLDRVKMLIFLSESQSRQWLTWCEEEHIKLRSQPVIVPLSVNDELAFVAGIPSSLNTPTLSPEKMREKRQILRESVRTELGLTDSDMLVMSLSSINPGKGQLLLLESVALALAEREHEALRNHKGIIRKKEKVSHSSKHRLRGSSRQMKSVSVTLDNGVRRQKQELKVLLGSVGSKSNKVGYVKEMLNFLSSNGNLSKSVMWTPATTRVASLYSAADVYVTNSQGVGETFGRVTIEAMAYGLAVVGTDAGGTKEMVQHNVTGLLHSMGRPGNKELAHNLLFLLRNPDTRLQLGSEGRKKVEKMYMKQHMYQRFVDVLVKCMRP, encoded by the exons ATGGAGGAGGTTCGGTTATCGCCACTGAGACAGACAAGCGTTAAGTCTTCACTGTCAGGGAGGTCTACTCCAAGGGGTTCACCTAGAGTACATTCTGGTAGGACTCCGCGTAGAGTTCACGTGGGAGGAGGAGCGGTTCAATGGTTCCGTAGTAGCCGACTGGTTTATTGGCTGCTTTTGATTACTCTTTGGACGTATCTTGGGTTTTATGTCCAGTCTAGGTGGGCGCATGATAATGAAAACAAAGTTGAGTTTTTACGGTTTGGAGGGAGGCTGAGGAAGGATGCTTTTTATGTGGAGACGAATCATAAAGGAATGGGTGCTGTTGCTAATGAGAATACTGATGCTTTGGTGAATATTACCAGTAAGGATGATGTTAGTTTGAATAAGAGGACGGATGTTAGTCTGATCAAGAAAGATGATGGGGCTTCTCGACGGAGCTTGAATTCCAAGCAGAAGACGAAAAAAGCTGGCCGGACTTCACGTAATAAGATCCGTAGTAAGCAGAAGGTGAGTAAAGAGGTACTTGAGACTAAAGTTTTGGAAGATGAGCAAGATCCACAACTTCCAATGACTAATGCTACTTATGGTAAGCTTCTTGGTCCCTTTGGATCGCTAGAAGATAGAGTTCTCGAATGGAGCCCTCATAGACGGTCTGGGACTTGCGACCGGAAATCAGATTTTAAACGCTTTGTTTGGTCAAGGAGATTTGTCCTGGTATTCCACGAGCTGTCAATGACTGGCGCTCCGATCTCGATGATGGAGCTGGCTTCAGAGCTTTTGAGCTGTGGTGCAACAGTCTCTGCTGTGGTTCTCAGTAGGAGGGGTGGGTTGATGCAAGAGCTCAATAGGAGAAGAATCAAAGTGGTTGAAGACAAAGGAGAAATCAGCTTCAAGACCGCCATGAAAGCAGACTTGGTCATTGCAGGATCAGCAGTATGTACCTCATGGATAG ATCAATACATGAATCATTTTCCAGCCGGTGGAAGTCAGATAGCTTGGTGGATAATGGAAAACCGACGAGAATACTTTGATCGAGCGAAGCCAGTACTTGACCGAGTGAAGATGCTGATTTTCTTATCTGAATCACAGAGTAGACAATGGTTAACATGGTGCGAGGAGGAGCATATAAAGCTTAGATCACAACCAGTGATTGTTCCACTCTCTGTAAATGATGAGTTAGCTTTTGTAGCTGGGATTCCTTCCTCACTCAACACACCAACGCTTTCTCCAGAGAAAATGAGGGAGAAGAGACAAATATTACGGGAATCAGTGAGAACGGAGTTAGGTTTGACAGATTCAGATATGCTTGTCATGTCTCTTAGCAGCATAAACCCAGGAAAGGGacaacttcttctccttgaaTCTGTTGCCTTAGCACTTGCTGAGAGAGAACATGAAGCTCTAAGGAATCACAAGGGCATCATtaggaagaaagaaaaggttagtcACTCCAGTAAACATCGTTTAAGAGGTTCATCTAGACAGATGAAAAGTGTTTCTGTCACACTTGACAATGGCGTAAGAAGACAGAAGCAAGAACTTAAAGTTCTTCTAGGATCAGTGGGTTCGAAGAGCAACAAAGTCGGCTACGTTAAAGAGATGTTAAACTTCTTATCAAGCAACGGAAACTTATCTAAGTCAGTTATGTGGACTCCAGCAACAACTCGGGTTGCTTCTTTATACTCTGCAGCGGATGTCTACGTTACAAACTCCCAG GGAGTTGGTGAAACATTTGGGAGAGTGACAATCGAAGCAATGGCTTATGGACTTGCAGTGGTGGGAACAGACGCAGGAGGAACCAAAGAGATGGTGCAACACAACGTGACTGGTCTACTTCACTCGATGGGACGACCAG GTAACAAGGAATTGGCTCATAATCTCTTGTTTCTACTTAGAAATCCAGACACAAGGCTACAATTGGGGAGTGAAGGACGCAAAAAGGTTGAGAAAATGTACATGAAGCAACATATGTACCAGCGATTCGTTGATGTTCTTGTCAAATGCATGAGACCATAA
- the LOC104778166 gene encoding uncharacterized protein LOC104778166, with product MESSSSSFTKGKPYQDAKDHIANGEYNKAMEILEDLARVHWEDQDAWLLRLKQGEIFLRLAKQTEEPNVELTYFLGTLECYSLDDRLFSLCAKSLHKLARMLGSVSYYKKCLKKAKLALSLTLPDDYGLLSVIKDAESKIASPEALVGSIMETKPEPKLLESKKSSAPHPREDLVKRLRTFWLGLDVKVKRDFMKVSIGKLKSFVLGQVLVESSREGGVTLEQVLASARKDMIWTFWVCCSNHFSSAEDCKNHLEQEHAADFVPKDRVQRIGKDWTRKISVGGWEPVDALAAVEMIKNELAYVKSFAAKCKNGWSEEWPLAEDEERRKLLKEIKLILVSLSDRKTFSCSVRDWLMRFPVKHLENFEISKQSLVDSRLLETPQSICFLECHELNHILEFLNNIKRERDDGTYLVSRAVDSVLGRTRVKEKIDFDPQFSYLLLDRRLLKSNNTPLNEDATINVFDPNVHYVKAHVQGDDIVSWLTDNYSLDKTFFRSIREDTIDMWVAVLRAVQFTCRNLGTKYAKKALVFDYEAALTVIQNICMSEDERRKNLQEDQWIRYACLLCDKCEERVPEDSLTSKLLLCAVRDVLEGALHPTFDAPDLEDCLSLIREQNILSDDKVLKSIGLLKSMVTHKVLLIDAKILLIDNSRKSLLNNLVRLCVYDNRTYIFQLMKPFLLNEILNMEFKAKADAVAVDLLLEEEKKKSQSKKKNDKKNKRTSTSKPCTHDKTVERKPSVNLEPESTSPSVEEDSMEQEDALASERGRLEISSNIQNQEDATQDDPDTNMLGEDSFSAHSGSTLEGSAAICSSAFDMTLKALLNIKVLKVDLMNNMEPFQAQLEPQIPSSLQNVFTALVSEEIKNEGVYSWLLSDLLTSVEEVIYMSSDAAKVVVAILEFWSCWKIPERESMVTRLFTLVGNERMSCRKCRRITNYPEQSSPVLVMAADSIRQLKCALESINFVDILRVICMEYQKSCDIEQGGCGESNFVHHIISRCPPIFTIVLERKKSETEKQISETTKAFDCEMDISRLYVGLEPNTNYRLVSMVGCGEDEEHICVAYENNRWVNLKRESLAGEDVGDWNDVISFFGERKVQPEILFYEAVQSKA from the exons atggagtcttcttcttcttctttcacgaAAGGCAAACCCTACCAAGATGCTAAAGATCACATCGCTAACGGAGAATACAACAAGGCCATGGAGATACTTGAAGATTTGGCTCGTGTCCATTGGGAAGATCAAGACGCGTGGCTCCTTCGTCTCAAACAAGGTGAAATATTCTTACGTCTAGCGAAACAAACAGAGGAACCTAATGTGGAATTGACTTACTTTTTGGGAACCCTAGAGTGCTACTCGTTAGATGATAGGCTATTTTCACTCTGTGCAAAATCACTCCACAAGTTGGCCAGGATGCTTGGCTCGGTATCGTATTACAAGAAGTGTTTGAAAAAAGCAAAACTAGCTTTATCTCTTACTCTCCCAGATGACTACGGACTGTTGAGTGTAATCAAAGATGCAGAGTCCAAGATCGCTTCTCCCGAGGCTCTAGTTGGTTCTATTATGGAAACAAAACCTGAACCGAAACTTTTGGAGTCAAAGAAGAGTTCAGCTCCACACCCACGTGAGGATTTGGTTAAACGGTTGAGGACGTTTTGGCTGGGATTGGATGTTAAGGTGAAACGTGACTTTATGAAAGTAAGCATTGGAAAgcttaaaagttttgttttggggCAAGTTCTTGTGGAAAGTTCCAGAGAAGGAGGAGTTACTTTGGAGCAAGTTCTTGCTTCTGCAAGGAAGGACATGATATGGACATTCTGGGTGTGTTGTTCGAATCACTTCTCTAGTGCTGAAGATTGTAAGAATCATCTTGAACAAGAACATGCTGCAGATTTTGTGCCAAAGGATAGAGTCCAGAGAATAGGCAAGGACTGGACTCGTAAGATTTCTGTTGGAGGTTGGGAACCAGTGGATGCACTAGCTGCCGTTGAGATGATCAAGAATGAGCTCGCGTATGTGAAATCGTTTGCAGCTAAATGTAAGAATGGATGGTCTGAAGAATGGCCTTTAGCTGAAGATGAAGAGCGTCGTAAGTTACTCAAGGAAATCAAATTGATCCTTGTGTCGCTTTCTGACCGTAAAACATTCTCATGTAGCGTTCGAGACTGGTTGATGCGTTTTCCGGTTAAGcatcttgaaaattttgaaatttccaaACAGAGTCTTGTCGATTCTCGCCTACTGGAAACACCTCAGAGTATCTGTTTTCTGGAATGTCATGAACTCAATCATATCCTGGAGTTTCTGAATAACATAAAGCGTGAAAGGGATGATGGTACATATCTGGTTTCCAGAGCTGTAGACAGTGTCTTAGGTCGAACTCGGGTTAAAGAAAAGATCGACTTTGACCCTCAGTTTTCATATCTGCTTCTGGATAGAAGACTGCTAAAAAGCAATAATACTCCGTTAAATGAGGATGCGACAATCAATGTTTTTGATCCCAATGTTCACTACGTCAAGGCACATGTTCAGGGAGATGATATCGTATCTTGGTTAACTGACAACTATTCATTAGATAAGACCTTTTTCAGATCTATCAGGGAAGACACTATTGATATGTGGGTAGCAGTTCTTAGAGCTGTTCAGTTCACATGTCGGAATTTGGGAACCAAATATGCAAAGAAAGCACTGGTCTTTGATTATGAAGCAGCTCTTACTGTGATCCAGAACATATGTATGAGCGAAGATGAACGGAGAAAGAATCTGCAGGAAGATCAGTGGATCAGATATGCATGTCTTCTATGCGACAAGTGTGAAGAAAGAGTCCCTGAAGATTCCCTCACTTCAAAACTATTGTTGTGTGCAGTACGAGATGTTTTGGAAGGAGCATTGCATCCAACATTTGATGCCCCCGATTTAGAAGACTGCTTGAGTCTTATACGTGAGCAGAATATTCTTAGTGACGATAAAGTGTTGAAGTCCATAGGACTTCTGAAATCAATGGTCACCCACAAG GTTCTTCTAATCGATGCAAAGATTTTGTTGATTGATAATTCAAGGAAAAGTTTGCTAAACAATCTCGTCAGGCTTTGTGTTTATGACAACCGCACCTATATCTTCCAACTGATGAAACCCTTCTTACTG AATGAGATTTTAAATATGGAATTCAAAGCCAAGGCAGATGCAGTAGCAGTAGATCTTTTACtcgaggaggagaagaagaagtcacagtcaaaaaaaaagaatgataaaaaaaacaag AGAACTTCAACGAGCAAGCCTTGCACCCATGATAAGACTGTTGAACG TAAGCCTTCTGTCAACCTTGAACCGGAAAGTACATCTCCATCGGTGGAAGAAGATTCTATGGAACAAGAAGATGCTCTTGCAAGTGAGAGGGGTCGATTGGAAATTTCTTCTAATATTCAAAATCAAGAGGATGCTACTCAAGATGACCCTG ATACAAACATGCTTGGAGAAGATTCGTTTTCGGCACATTCGGGGTCAACACTTGAAGGTTCTGCAGCCATATGCAGTTCAGCTTTTGACATGACGCTGAAG GCTCTCTTGAACATTAAGGTTCTCAAAGTAGATTTGATGAACAATATGGAACCATTTCAAGCCCAGTTGGAACCTCAAATTCCTTCTTCACTACAAAATGTATTTACTGCTTTGGTGTCAGAGGAGATAAAAAATGAGGGAGTCTACAGTTGGCTATTGAGCGACTTACTTACTTCTGTAGAAGAAGTTATTTACATG TCTAGTGATGCTGCTAAGGTAGTTGTGGCCATCCTTGAGTTTTGGAGTTGCTGGAAAATTCCAGAAAGAGAAAGTATGGTCACTCGCCTTTTCACGTTGGTGGGGAATGAAAGAATGAGTTGTCGAAAATGCAGAAGGATTACAAATTATCCAGAGCAAAGTTCTCCTGTTCTTGTTATGGCTGCAGATTCAATCAGACAACTCAAG TGTGCTCTTGAGAGTATAAATTTTGTGGACATACTTAGAGTGATCTGCATGGAATATCAAAAGTCATGTGACATTGAACAAGGAGGTTGTGGAGAGTCAAACTTTGTTCATCACATTATAAGTAGATGCCCACCTATCTTCACAATCG TGTTAGAAAGGAAGAAGAGTGaaactgaaaaacaaatatCTGAAACAACAAAGGCTTTCGACTGTGAGATGGATATCAGCAGGCTATACGTAGGCTTAGAGCCAAACACTAACTACCGACTTGTATCAATG GTTGGTTGtggtgaagatgaagaacacaTTTGTGTAGCTTATGAAAATAACCGGTGGGTCAATCTCAAACGAGAGTCTTTAGCAGGGGAG GATGTTGGTGACTGGAATGATGTGATCAGTTTCTTTGGAGAAAGGAAGGTTCAACCAGAGATTCTGTTTTATGAAGCTGTCCAATCGAAGGCTTAG